The Burkholderia ambifaria AMMD genome includes a region encoding these proteins:
- a CDS encoding ABC transporter substrate-binding protein — MTIDPSVLSAFTPTGKLRASINLGNPILANRDPATGEPFGVSIDLARAFAERLSAELELVVFDTAGKSVQALTEERADFGFFAVDPLRGETVAFTEPYVLIEGFYLVRDDSPIRGNADVDQPHNRVTVGKGSAYDLFLTRELKAAQIVRAPTSQAVVQTFVEQQLEIAAGVKQQLEADAAKTPGLRLLDERFMVIRQAMGVPKSRGEAAAALLGAFVEEMKASGFVADALKRHGITGASVAPLV; from the coding sequence ATGACCATCGACCCTTCCGTCCTTTCCGCGTTCACGCCGACCGGCAAGCTGCGCGCGTCGATCAATCTCGGCAACCCGATCCTCGCGAACCGCGACCCGGCCACCGGCGAGCCATTCGGCGTGTCGATCGACCTCGCGCGCGCGTTCGCCGAGCGGCTGTCGGCCGAGCTCGAACTCGTGGTGTTCGACACCGCCGGCAAGTCGGTGCAGGCGCTGACCGAAGAGCGCGCCGATTTCGGCTTCTTCGCGGTCGATCCGCTGCGCGGCGAAACGGTCGCGTTCACCGAGCCCTACGTGCTGATCGAAGGCTTCTATCTCGTGCGCGACGATTCGCCGATTCGCGGCAATGCGGACGTCGACCAGCCGCACAACCGCGTGACGGTCGGCAAGGGCAGCGCGTACGACCTGTTCCTCACGCGCGAGCTGAAAGCCGCGCAGATCGTGCGCGCGCCGACGTCGCAGGCCGTCGTGCAGACGTTCGTCGAACAGCAGCTCGAAATCGCGGCGGGCGTGAAGCAGCAACTCGAAGCCGATGCCGCGAAGACGCCAGGCCTGCGCCTGCTCGACGAGCGCTTCATGGTGATCCGCCAGGCGATGGGCGTACCGAAGAGCCGCGGCGAAGCTGCGGCCGCGTTGCTCGGCGCGTTCGTCGAGGAGATGAAGGCGTCGGGATTCGTCGCGGATGCGTTGAAGCGCCACGGGATCACGGGCGCGTCGGTCGCGCCGTTGGTGTGA
- a CDS encoding antibiotic biosynthesis monooxygenase family protein has product MILEMASLEIDPSQAEPFEAAVRQALPLFARARGCGGAELHRVIERSGGYLLVVKWDTVDDHMVHFRQSDDFQAWRQLAGPFFKSPPQVVHTEVAVK; this is encoded by the coding sequence ATGATTCTGGAAATGGCATCGCTCGAAATCGACCCGTCGCAGGCCGAGCCGTTCGAGGCGGCGGTTCGCCAGGCACTGCCGCTGTTCGCGCGGGCGCGCGGCTGCGGCGGCGCCGAGCTGCATCGCGTGATCGAGCGCAGCGGCGGCTACCTGCTCGTCGTCAAGTGGGACACCGTGGACGATCACATGGTGCATTTCCGGCAATCGGACGACTTCCAGGCATGGCGGCAGTTGGCCGGGCCGTTCTTCAAGAGCCCGCCGCAAGTCGTGCATACCGAAGTGGCGGTCAAGTAA
- a CDS encoding tetratricopeptide repeat protein has protein sequence MAELDDALYERIGALSEAGDALVEDGDYAGALEKYWQAFDLLPEPRTNWEAGTWLMAAIGDTNFHQADYEAGRDNLGHAMHFPDAIGNPFLHLRLGQCQFELGNLDRAADELMRAYMGGGPELFEDEDDKYLRFLATRAEGIKAP, from the coding sequence ATGGCAGAACTGGACGACGCGCTTTACGAGCGGATCGGCGCGCTGAGCGAGGCGGGCGATGCGTTGGTCGAAGACGGGGACTACGCAGGCGCGCTGGAAAAATACTGGCAAGCGTTCGACCTGCTTCCCGAACCCAGGACCAACTGGGAAGCCGGAACCTGGTTGATGGCAGCCATCGGCGACACGAATTTCCATCAAGCCGACTACGAGGCCGGACGCGACAACCTCGGCCATGCGATGCATTTCCCCGATGCGATCGGCAACCCGTTTCTGCACCTGAGGCTCGGTCAGTGCCAGTTCGAGCTCGGCAATCTCGACCGTGCCGCGGACGAGTTGATGCGCGCCTACATGGGTGGCGGCCCGGAGCTGTTCGAGGACGAGGACGACAAATACCTGCGGTTCCTGGCCACGCGGGCGGAAGGGATCAAGGCGCCCTGA